From the genome of Leucoraja erinacea ecotype New England chromosome 24, Leri_hhj_1, whole genome shotgun sequence:
TTATACTAGTTACATCGTCAAAAACTACAACAGATTTGTCAAGTATGATTCCGAGTTGATTTTTTTCTAGTTGAGGTGTATAGATATAATAATATACATGCAGACAATGGGAGGAAGGTTAACTGAGGACAAAATAAAAATGCGTACAATTATGAGGGgtacagatagggtagactgtaGAAAGTCACTCCTCATATCAGAGATGAATAACATCTGAGCACATATTTAGGTTAAGgaggaaaagatttagaggggatctatGTGATGCACAGAGTGGTGCGTAACTGGTATACACTGCCTTagagagtggtggaagcagaatctCTGACAGTATTTAAGAGTCCAGGTGAGCACTTGAATCAGCTGGGTGTAGTATGCTAGTGGCCAAGTATTGAAGGATGAGATTAATACACATTGGTTCctgctggttagcgtggacttggtgggctgactgCATATTTCCACGCTCTATATGGGAATATGGCGAAGGATAatcagtgattcctgggatggtggataTGTGGCTTGAGGAAATATTAATCAAACAGTGCCTACATTCTGCAGTTTAGAGAAgtgattttatttaaatatataaagGACTAGCTGCTGGGACTATATTTCTTTGACTGGGGAGTGCAGAATCAGAGGAATGCAGCCGCAATGCAAGAGGTCAATGTAAAACTTCATCCAAAGGTCAGTTAAAATATTGTGCTCTATCCTGGTGCTGGCTCAATTGTTGCATGTTTTCAAGATCGACATGAATGGATTTTTGGATATTCAATTGGTCAAGGAACAACACGTTCATAAGATATCAGAGCAAAATCAGGCCATTTGACCATGGGTGATCTAGTCTTCCCTCTCAATCACATTAACGCACCAAAAGTGGTCAAAGATCAATCATAGACTGACTGAATAGAATGACAGGCATAAGggactgaatggcccactcctgcttcTGCCTTCAACCTGGAACTTCTGTAAACAATCAAGGTTTCAAAATGCCTGATTAACTTCACATGTGGTATGCATACTTACTATTTTCATCGATGTTCTCCTGAGATCCTTCAACTAATCCCAAGGCTTTGACATAGACTAATGCCAACAACACCAGGCACAGCACAATGGTGGCTATGTACAGAAACCGCGAGAGGTAAAATTCAAATTGAACCAGATGGGTTTTATGCCTTTGTTTCTCATTATTAGCGGTTCTAGCAGAAGTTCGGTGCATGTGGCTTTCATCCTCATTCTCTGGCCAACTGTCTAACCGCCCTCTATAGCGGGTATCGGAATACAAGCCCTTCGAACTTGTATTTGAATAGGAGTTGCCAAGTTTGCCTCTGTATTGATCCGACGAAAGGCTGTCTGATTTCCTTATGTATGGATCTGAACTCGTATCCTGCCGTTTTCCTGTACGAGAGGCCAAATTCAAGCAGCTGGTTCCCCCAGTATATGTATTTGAAAACAAGCTGTCAGTTGTCCCTTTATATCGATCTGAATGTGGGCTGTCAGTACTACCAAAATATCGATCTGCAGACGTACTGTCAGTTTCCCTATTGTATTGATCTGAATACAGATTCTCTGTTTTTCCTGTATATTTATTTGCCAATAGATTATCAGTTGTGCCCTTATATCGATCTGATTTGAGGCTGGCAGTAATCCCAGCATATCGATCTGCAAACAGGCTGTCAGTTGTCCCCTTAAATCGATCTGAACTCGGTCTATCGGTTTTTGTCGTGTATCTATCCGAACGCAGACTGTCCCTTTTATACGAACTCAAACTGTCAAATATCCTGGCGTATGGATCAGAGTACTGGCTGCTAGTTGTCGCTGCACTATGTGCTGAACCCAAGCTGTCAAATGTTCTGGCGTACGGGTCTGAATAGGAGCTCCTCGATTGGGAGTGGGAGTCGGTGTAGGATGTTGCCCGGTACGGCGAGTCTGTTGGCCCAGGGCCCGCTGGTTCCCAGCGCCCGGCATTGGGTCTGTCATCGGCCGAGGCGTCCGTATCGTCCTCCTCTGGATTCTGGTAGTCCTgtagatgctgccaggcccgggAAGCACTGGAGGAGACCCCGGAGCTGGCGAAGGCCGCGCTAGGCCGCAGGCTCTCCCGCTGCGCCGAGATGGAGGCCGAGCCCCCAACGCTGCGGGAGCTCCGCGTGGTCCGCCCGCTCCCTTCCTGCAGCCGCTTCTCCGACTGCAACTGGGCTAATTTCTTCACATAGAGCTCCCTGGTGCTGTCGGTGATCGGGCCCGCCGCGTAGCCCAACGACTTCAGCTCCCGCCTCAACTCCTTGTCGCTCGCCGCCATTTTACCCAGACGCCGATGACGTCCACTCCGGGGTTGAGCATGCGCATTCAGCGGCGGCCCGCGTCACGTGACGGGGGGAGTTGACTGAGCAAAGGAGCCATAAACCAATTTACACCAATTGTTGTTGGAGGAGATGTTTCATCTTGTGGCCAGTTGTGCCTTCCCACCCTGCAATTTATCTGGTGAATCTTGAATTaattgcctgtcctgccgagtttctccaggattttgtgtcctttttggtaAAGCAggatctgtgtgtctgtgtgcaggaaaatgaactgcagatgctggt
Proteins encoded in this window:
- the LOC129708672 gene encoding LEM domain-containing protein 2-like; protein product: MAASDKELRRELKSLGYAAGPITDSTRELYVKKLAQLQSEKRLQEGSGRTTRSSRSVGGSASISAQRESLRPSAAFASSGVSSSASRAWQHLQDYQNPEEDDTDASADDRPNAGRWEPAGPGPTDSPYRATSYTDSHSQSRSSYSDPYARTFDSLGSAHSAATTSSQYSDPYARIFDSLSSYKRDSLRSDRYTTKTDRPSSDRFKGTTDSLFADRYAGITASLKSDRYKGTTDNLLANKYTGKTENLYSDQYNRETDSTSADRYFGSTDSPHSDRYKGTTDSLFSNTYTGGTSCLNLASRTGKRQDTSSDPYIRKSDSLSSDQYRGKLGNSYSNTSSKGLYSDTRYRGRLDSWPENEDESHMHRTSARTANNEKQRHKTHLVQFEFYLSRFLYIATIVLCLVLLALVYVKALGLVEGSQENIDENIQMLPVDCSGKTDTFCRAEERKMLMRLLTEIYEYLADVAGKFECDSNSPLTSKCVPMIDVKTHLTILKVPNVSKFNEALRWIMLSSRDLGIRLVGEDSEEKITSIDQVACLESTRPQMNWYCRLQRAFFTILSRMLAFILVLSLLWIALLLLKYYSRKMEEQRQAMYEMVNKIIAVIRAHNQDWEKDLELVPYVPIPHVRDTLIQPKDRKKMKKIWLKSVQFLEASESRIRTEKCRINGQDFLVWRWTQPSSLCDSM